The genomic window AGCTAACCCTGAAACCCGCCCAATAGCCTCCTCCCGGACGGCAGGATTCGCGCTGACTGCCATGTCCACCGCTTTGCGTGGACATTCTTGTGTCCTGATGCAAAGCACCACCAATACCCCTTGCCACCGGGTATTGACACTGCGCAAAACCGCCGGTTTACTGTTCCTCCGCAGTCCGGGTATCTGAGAGTCTGGCTGGAACGGCAGGGGCGGCAAGACCAGCCAAGTGACAGGTGTAGCCCGACAACGAGCAGCCTGGCGCCCCCTGCGATCGTTTGCCATGTTTTTGCGACCCGCGCAGCCGCCACTGCAATCTGACGTCGGGGCAGCAGGAATGAATGAAGAAGCGCCTACGCAGTTCAACGAGGCATCCCAGGACTCAAAAGAAACGGTGGGTACAGCACGACCGGTTGCGCTCGTGGTCGAGACGGCTCCGGCGGTCGAACCCGCGCGCCGACCGCGCGTGTGGACCGTTTTTGCGGCATACGTTTCGACGATCGTGCTCGGCACAATCGTTACGATGGTTCATCTCGTGATCACGCTGTTCGGCGTCGCGCCTGGGGACTGGATCGATGAACTCGCAAAAAGGCCCTTGTCCTTTCTGTGGGTCATGTCCTACATGTTGTTCGCCGCTCTTCTCGTCGCTTTCTGCGCCGCGTTCCTGTCCCCGGTGCGGTGGGTCTGCAGACTGAGGCTCACCGCTCCTTCCCTCTCCTGCATGCAGGTGGCAACGGCTGCAGTCGGCGCCGTTGCCATTGGCTTGACCTTCTCGATGGCGTATGCTCTGGACTTCCTTCCTCGCTCATCCACGCTTGAGCCACTATCAGCGGTCATCGCCGGCCTCTTGGGGCTGAATCTGATCCTGGGCATCGTGGTCATAGGCATCCTGCCGGCTATCTCGGAAGAGCTTCTGTTTCGCGGCTATCTTCAGACGCGATTAACCCAGCGGTGGGGCGCCAGAATCTCCATCCTTCTCACCGCTCTGATGTTTGCCGCTTATCACATGGATGTTTCACAGGGCATCCTCGCCCTGGGCGTGGGCATCTACCTCGGCTTCGTAGTCGAACGGGGGAACAGCATCGTTCCTGCAATCATCGGCCACGCGGTCAACAACACTGTCGCTCTCCTCCTCAGCGTCTTCTTGCCGGACACCCTGAGTCGGGCGTCTCTGTGGGTGATCCTGCTGGCCGCCGCCGTTGTACTCGGCCTCTGCCTGTGGCATCTGCGATCGGCGGTGCCACCTGACAGAACTTGCATGGCTGGTGCCTGACCGGTGAGAAAACCTGACAACAACTGCTCTCGCCCGACTGCAACTTCTGTTGCCACAATGCGTTAGCACAGGGGCACTCCACCCCAGACGTCTGGCTGACAGCCTGTCGCTGCCCGCTGAGTGCTCAAACCGCCAAAGCAAAACCAGCATGGAGCATTCTCATCCAGGCAACCATCCGGCACTTGTCGCAATACGATCGCCCGGCCGGCGTTGAGCCTGCTGGTTGCACTGCGAGCGCAGAGGGGTTAGACGATTAGCCCTTGGTGAGCAGTGGAGCCTGATGAACATTTGACGCAAGAAAGGAAATCTCCATGAGAAGAAGAAACCTGACTGTTGCCATACTGTTTGCCGGTATTCTCTCGGTTCCCGCTTGGGCCCAGAACGCAACCGAGCCCAGGGCAAGACGTGACCGCCCTGCCACGCGCAGAGGCGAAGGAGCCGAAGGGCCTCGGAACCGTGGCATGGAGGGGCCGGGCGGCCGTGGCATGATGGTCAACCAGCAGATGGAACGTCTGACCAAGGAACTCAACCTTACCAAGGAGCAGCAGGAGAAAATTCAGAAGCTGATGACCGACCATCGCGACCAGATGCGTGACGAGATGCAGAAGCGCATCACCGAGAACGCCCCCAAGTTCAGAGAGCTCAGAACGCAGCTACAGGAAGCCCGAACTGCCGGCGACCGCGAGAAGGCCGGAAAGCTGGAATCGCAGATCCGCGAGCTGATGGGCGATGACAAGGCCGACGCTGCCCGTCAAAAGCTTATGAACGAGATCGAGGCCGTCCTCACCGCCGAGCAGAAACCTAAGTTCCAGAAGATTAAGGATGATGTCTTTAATCCGCGACCCCCGCTGGAGGAAAACCCCGAGCTGCTGTTGAGGGCTGTCGAGTCGCT from Phycisphaerae bacterium includes these protein-coding regions:
- a CDS encoding CPBP family intramembrane metalloprotease; translated protein: MNEEAPTQFNEASQDSKETVGTARPVALVVETAPAVEPARRPRVWTVFAAYVSTIVLGTIVTMVHLVITLFGVAPGDWIDELAKRPLSFLWVMSYMLFAALLVAFCAAFLSPVRWVCRLRLTAPSLSCMQVATAAVGAVAIGLTFSMAYALDFLPRSSTLEPLSAVIAGLLGLNLILGIVVIGILPAISEELLFRGYLQTRLTQRWGARISILLTALMFAAYHMDVSQGILALGVGIYLGFVVERGNSIVPAIIGHAVNNTVALLLSVFLPDTLSRASLWVILLAAAVVLGLCLWHLRSAVPPDRTCMAGA
- a CDS encoding Spy/CpxP family protein refolding chaperone; the protein is MRRRNLTVAILFAGILSVPAWAQNATEPRARRDRPATRRGEGAEGPRNRGMEGPGGRGMMVNQQMERLTKELNLTKEQQEKIQKLMTDHRDQMRDEMQKRITENAPKFRELRTQLQEARTAGDREKAGKLESQIRELMGDDKADAARQKLMNEIEAVLTAEQKPKFQKIKDDVFNPRPPLEENPELLLRAVESLKLPKDKADKIKSIVNEWRTKQPRLRPRDRDEKAEQEAKAAAAEVYKKVMAELTPEQQTKVKEWRPAGTMMGWPRGEGQRLRQGGDEGRGERRAQRRGSSRQGDAPTEDKPKE